One part of the Candidatus Nezhaarchaeota archaeon genome encodes these proteins:
- the rpiA gene encoding ribose-5-phosphate isomerase RpiA produces MNKLELEEAKRRVALEAVKLVKDGMVVGLGTGSTAAYFIEALGERVKGGLKIIGVPTSYQAYFKALESGVPVINLDEVEEVDLAVDGADEVDLALNLLKGGGAALTREKVVASMAKAFVVIVDETKVVRRLGETRPVAIEVLPFAHRYVSKKLKELGGEPKLRMAGGSKDGPVVTDNGNFIVDAKFPPIDRPAELEEEVKRISGVIEVGIFTRLAKKVLIGGLKGVEVLERR; encoded by the coding sequence TTGAACAAGCTAGAGTTGGAAGAAGCTAAACGCAGGGTTGCTTTAGAAGCAGTTAAGCTTGTTAAGGATGGCATGGTGGTTGGCTTAGGGACAGGCTCTACAGCCGCCTACTTCATTGAGGCTTTAGGCGAGAGGGTTAAGGGGGGTTTAAAGATCATAGGAGTTCCTACTTCGTACCAAGCCTACTTTAAAGCCTTAGAAAGCGGAGTCCCTGTCATAAACTTAGACGAAGTGGAGGAAGTGGACTTAGCTGTGGATGGAGCCGATGAAGTGGACTTAGCGCTAAACCTACTGAAGGGAGGGGGGGCTGCGTTAACGAGGGAGAAGGTAGTGGCTTCTATGGCTAAGGCCTTCGTAGTCATCGTCGATGAGACGAAGGTGGTACGTAGGCTTGGAGAGACTAGGCCGGTCGCTATTGAAGTTCTTCCCTTTGCACATAGGTACGTGTCTAAGAAGCTAAAAGAGCTTGGGGGGGAGCCTAAGCTAAGGATGGCTGGGGGATCTAAGGATGGCCCAGTGGTAACTGACAATGGTAACTTCATCGTTGACGCCAAGTTCCCACCTATAGACAGGCCAGCTGAGCTAGAAGAGGAGGTTAAGCGTATCTCAGGCGTCATCGAAGTAGGCATCTTCACCAGGCTGGCTAAGAAGGTATTAATAGGGGGGTTGAAAGGAGTAGAGGTCCTAGAGAGAAGGTAA